The Gemmatimonadaceae bacterium genome includes a region encoding these proteins:
- a CDS encoding glycosyl hydrolase, which produces GIIGDIGITVSPADPQRVYAIVESDSGGVFRSDDGGATWTRTNQERKLRQRAWYYSRIFADPKDTNTVYVVNVSFFRSTDGGKTFNPISVPHGDNHDLWIAPNDPKRMIESNDGGATVTFDGGKAWSDEDYATAQFYHVTTTTDFPYKVCGAQQDNSTLCGPSRWPGGIPISEWREVGGGESGYIQVRPDSTNIVYAGSYAYLSRMDLSNGQQRDIIPWPDNPMGHSAEDLKYRFQWTFPILISPHDPNTLYLGSQVLFRTHNGGQSWEIASPDLTRHDPATLGPSGGPITKDQTSVEYYATIFAIAESPVVKGVIWTGSDDGLIYVTRDNGKTWSNVTPKDLPPFTRISIIDASHFGAGTAYVAANRYQLDDDAPYLYKTSDYGKTWTRIDAGIDRTQFTRTIREDPERRGLLYVGTERGVWVSFDDGSHWQSLQRNLPKVPVHDLEVTEGDLVAATHGRSFYILDDLSALRQLTPEIAQAPMHLFKPRTAYRVNWGGGFGGGGGREHPVGKNPPSGAVVYYTLSSPNQKVTLDFLDAKGAVIQSFSSELDSAGLADSVRADSIKKANKGKEPAAEGGFRRPTRPRVSNKAGLNMFAWDLRYPDAVGFTNLIMWAGSTRGPLAVPGTYSVRLTVNGRSQTQSFVLKKDPRVHATQADFEAQFALLMKVRDRLSAADNAVRTIRNLEWQMDQHGSSAPSGFADAAGALKTKLDTIEAAIYQVHNRASEDPLNFPIRLNNKIAALGGSIASADARPTAQDYAVYTLLSGQLDRELAELKTTLASGLPPLNAMLRGAGQKELVPSTSEPPQKEVAEVE; this is translated from the coding sequence GGGCATCATCGGCGACATCGGGATCACCGTCTCGCCGGCCGATCCGCAGCGCGTCTACGCGATCGTCGAATCCGACTCGGGCGGCGTGTTCCGCTCCGACGACGGCGGCGCCACCTGGACGCGCACGAACCAGGAGCGGAAGCTGCGGCAGCGCGCCTGGTATTACTCGCGCATCTTCGCCGACCCGAAGGACACCAACACCGTGTACGTGGTCAACGTGTCGTTCTTCAGGTCCACCGACGGCGGCAAGACGTTCAACCCGATCTCCGTGCCGCACGGCGACAACCACGACCTGTGGATCGCGCCTAACGATCCCAAGCGGATGATCGAATCGAACGACGGCGGCGCGACCGTCACCTTCGATGGCGGAAAGGCCTGGAGCGATGAGGACTACGCGACGGCGCAATTCTATCACGTCACCACGACCACCGATTTCCCGTACAAGGTCTGCGGTGCGCAGCAGGACAACTCGACGCTCTGCGGGCCGAGCCGCTGGCCGGGCGGCATTCCCATCAGCGAGTGGCGGGAAGTGGGCGGCGGCGAGTCGGGCTACATCCAGGTACGGCCCGACAGCACGAACATCGTCTACGCAGGCAGCTACGCGTACCTGTCGCGGATGGACCTGTCTAACGGACAGCAGCGCGACATCATCCCGTGGCCCGACAATCCCATGGGCCACTCGGCTGAGGATCTGAAGTACCGGTTCCAGTGGACCTTCCCGATTCTCATCTCGCCTCACGATCCGAACACGCTGTACCTGGGGTCGCAGGTGCTGTTCCGCACGCACAACGGCGGCCAGAGCTGGGAAATCGCGAGTCCTGACCTCACCCGGCACGATCCGGCTACGTTAGGCCCGTCCGGCGGGCCAATAACGAAGGACCAGACGTCGGTCGAGTATTACGCCACGATTTTCGCCATCGCCGAGTCGCCCGTGGTGAAGGGCGTCATCTGGACGGGATCGGACGATGGGTTGATCTACGTCACGCGCGACAACGGGAAGACGTGGTCCAACGTGACGCCGAAGGATCTGCCGCCGTTCACGCGCATCTCGATCATCGATGCGTCGCATTTCGGCGCGGGTACGGCGTACGTCGCGGCCAACCGCTATCAGCTGGACGATGACGCTCCCTATCTCTACAAGACGTCGGACTACGGCAAGACGTGGACGCGCATCGATGCGGGCATCGATCGCACGCAGTTCACGCGCACGATTCGCGAGGATCCGGAGCGCCGCGGCTTGCTGTACGTCGGCACCGAGCGCGGCGTGTGGGTGAGCTTCGACGACGGGTCGCACTGGCAGTCGTTGCAACGCAATCTGCCGAAGGTGCCGGTGCACGATCTGGAGGTGACTGAGGGCGATCTCGTCGCCGCGACGCACGGGCGATCGTTCTACATTCTGGATGATTTGTCGGCGCTGCGGCAGCTGACGCCGGAAATCGCGCAGGCGCCCATGCATCTGTTCAAGCCGCGCACGGCATATCGCGTCAATTGGGGCGGCGGATTCGGCGGCGGCGGCGGACGCGAGCACCCCGTCGGCAAGAATCCGCCGAGCGGGGCCGTGGTGTACTACACGCTCTCGTCGCCTAACCAGAAGGTGACGCTCGACTTCCTCGATGCGAAGGGCGCGGTGATCCAGTCGTTCTCGAGCGAACTGGACAGCGCGGGGCTCGCCGACAGCGTGCGCGCCGACAGCATCAAGAAAGCGAACAAGGGCAAGGAGCCCGCCGCCGAGGGAGGCTTCCGGCGTCCGACGCGTCCCCGGGTGTCCAACAAGGCGGGGCTCAACATGTTCGCGTGGGATCTGCGCTATCCCGACGCGGTCGGATTCACGAACCTCATCATGTGGGCCGGCTCGACCCGCGGGCCGCTCGCCGTGCCGGGAACCTACTCGGTTCGCCTAACGGTGAACGGCCGCTCGCAGACGCAGTCGTTCGTGCTCAAGAAGGATCCGCGCGTCCATGCCACGCAGGCGGACTTCGAGGCGCAGTTCGCCCTCCTGATGAAAGTGCGCGACCGGCTCTCGGCCGCCGACAATGCGGTGCGCACGATCCGGAATCTCGAGTGGCAGATGGACCAGCACGGGTCGTCCGCGCCGTCCGGGTTCGCCGACGCGGCAGGCGCCCTCAAGACGAAGCTCGACACGATCGAGGCGGCGATCTACCAGGTGCACAACCGCGCGAGCGAGGATCCGCTCAACTTCCCGATCCGGCTGAACAACAAGATCGCAGCGTTAGGCGGCTCGATCGCCAGCGCCGACGCCAGGCCGACGGCGCAGGACTACGCCGTGTACACGCTGCTCTCGGGCCAGCTCGATCGCGAGCTCGCCGAGCTCAAGACGACGCTGGCGTCCGGGCTGCCGCCGCTCAACGCCATGCTGCGCGGCGCGGGACAGAAGGAGCTCGTGCCGTCCACGTCCGAGCCGCCGCAGAAGGAGGTAGCCGAAGTCGAGTGA